The following are encoded together in the Daucus carota subsp. sativus chromosome 5, DH1 v3.0, whole genome shotgun sequence genome:
- the LOC108221451 gene encoding uncharacterized protein LOC108221451, whose protein sequence is MSNLTDDLWFEIFLRLPVKDLLASKCVCKSWLSNISSRRFVTDHLRRSISSGEDDETLIVHHSVTILMDQHLLEFWVLICGIVCVLVEHGRRYDIYLWNPATKLSKLIPSQAEGRLLKQQIIGFGFDQKDFDCKVVEIVSSSTSVYSSNRNAWRKMYPIKQILPIDVPFVTLEVCLHGFLLTTGHKGMMAFDLNKEVFIYDIKLPVDPEDTCIAEYYDLIAVMMCERSENKVKLWTLDDEACLSGGGVEASWTMKLSFDVGYQHFHRPQGIFNSVEFLLVDYSYNRFLYNPYKQAPTNLRRTTSWEIFNHKKSLFPVAGSKPVKWTASPWRQLQLEWDYNVEKDEESISTDDDN, encoded by the exons ATGAGCAATTTAACAGATGACCTCTGGTTTGAGATTTTCCTCCGCCTTCCGGTGAAGGATCTACTTGCATCCAAGTGTGTTTGCAAATCCTGGCTGTCCAACATTTCGAGCCGTCGTTTCGTCACAGATCATCTCCGTCGCTCAATCTCAAGTGGGGAGGATGATGAAACTCTTATCGTTCATCATTCA GTTACTATTCTTATGGACCAACATCTTCTAGAATTTTGGGTTCTAATTTGTGGCATTGTTTGTGTTCTTGTTGAGCATGGAAGGAGATATGATATTTACCTTTGGAACCCTGCTACAAAACTCTCCAAACTAATTCCCTCTCAAGCCGAAGGTCGCCTCTTAAAGCAGCAGATTATAGGCTTTGGTTTTGATCAGAAAGATTTTGATTGTAAAGTTGTTGAAATTGTATCCTCCTCTACTTCAGTGTATTCTTCAAACAGGAATGCTTGGCGAAAGATGTATCCAATTAAGCAAATTCTGCCCATTGATGTTCCCTTTGTAACGTTAGAAGTATGCTTGCACGGATTTTTGTTAACAACGGGACATAAAGGTATGATGGCTTTTGATCTAAACAAGGAggtatttatttatgatattaagcTCCCTGTAGATCCTGAAGACACTTGCATTGCTGAATATTATGATTTGATTGCTGTTATGATGTGCGAACGATCTGAAAATAAGGTGAAATTGTGGACATTGGATGATGAAGCATGCCTTAGTGGTGGTGGAGTAGAGGCATCGTGGACTATGAAGCTCAGTTTTGATGTAGGTTATCAGCATTTTCATCGTCCTCAGGGAATTTTCAATAGCGTTGAGTTCTTACTGGTTGATTATAGTTACAACCGGTTTCTTTATAACCCCTACAAGCAAGCGCCGACAAATCTTCGCCGTACTACCTCCTGGGAGATTTTCAACCATAAAAAGAGCCTTTTTCCAGTTGCAGGGTCCAAACCAGTCAAG